A section of the Triticum dicoccoides isolate Atlit2015 ecotype Zavitan chromosome 7A, WEW_v2.0, whole genome shotgun sequence genome encodes:
- the LOC119331439 gene encoding protein FATTY ACID EXPORT 5-like, which produces MHDFCFTIPYGFAVLAGGLLGYLRRGSTASLAGGAGVGGLLLLAGFVSLKAFEKRRNSYLALALETLCALALTFVMGQRYLETSKIMPAGVVAGLSALMSAFYLFKIATGGNHFSPKKE; this is translated from the exons ATGCACGACTTCTGCTTCACGATCCCCTACGGGTTCGCGGTCCTGGCCGGCGGCCTGCTGGGCTACCTCCGCCGCGGCAGCACCGCCTCACtggcgggcggcgccggcgtgggcgggcttctcctcctggcagggtTCGTCAGCCTCAAGGCCTTCGAGAAGCGCCGCAACTCCTACCTCGCCCTCGCACTCGAGACCC TTTGCGCACTGGCCTTGACCTTTGTTATGGGGCAAAGATACCTTGAAACTTCAAAGATAATGCCGGCTGGTGTCGTTGCTGGCCTCAG TGCTCTGATGTCGGCATTCTATCTGTTCAAAATTGCTACCGGCGGCAACCATTTCTCGCCAAAGAAAGAGTAG